TTGCGGGTGGCTACATAGCCTTTGACGTGTTCGGTGGAGGCTTCTTCGGTTAGCCCGGTGACGGCAGTGGGCGCCAGTTCCAGTGCGCCGGTAGCGTTGCTGACCGGCGTTAGCACAAACCCGTTGCCACCTTGCACCGCCTGGAACCCACTGCCCTGGAGCAGCCGGGCAAAACCCTGGTTGACCGCGAACTCACCTTGCAACCCCGCGGTGCTCAGGCCGGCAACGCTGCGCGCATCAAACAGCAACGCCACGCGCGCCTGCTGGGCGAACAGGTTCAGGGCCGGGCCCAGCGCACCGGGGCCAATGGCGTAGCGCTGCACCTCGCTCTGCGCCGCCACCGGCATGCTGAAGCCTGGGCCGAGCAGCGAGAACGTGGCCAGGTTGATCGCCAGGGCAAGGGGCACGAAAGAACGCTTGGGGTGGCGCGAAACGTTGAAGTCCGGTGGCATGGAAGAGGTTCCTGTGATGAGGTGCTTTCTTCCTTGACGGGGCGATTGCAAAAAGCGGAACCCGGCGCGTGGATTTATTTTTCGCGCTCGATCTTCAACCACAGCGGGCTGAACGAGCGCACCCGCACCGGGAACGCGTCGCTGATCAATTGCAGCGCACGCCTGGGCTCATCCAGCGGCAGCACGGCCGACACCCGCAAGTCGGCCAGTTGCTCGCGGTCGAATTGCAGGTGGCCGCCGTACTGGCGGGCGAGTTCATCGAGCACTTCCGGCAGTGGCCGGTCCTGTACCACCAACTGGTGGTATTGCCAGGCGTCGTTGGTTGCCCGGGTGTCGACACGGCCCAGCCGCGTGACCGCTTGCGGGGTGATACGCGCCTGTTCACCGGCACTGACATCGACAGCCGGATGCTGGCCGGCATCCTGGGCCGCGACTTTCGATTCGAGCATGGTCAGCAGCGTGCCGGCCCCCTCACGCTTGACCGTGAAGCGGGTACCAAGGGCACGCATTTGCCCGTCTTCGGTCACCACGATAAATGGCCGCGTGGCGTCGTGGGCCACTTGCACGAGGATTTCCCCGCGCAGCAGTTTCACCTGGCGTTGTTGCGGGTTGAAGGACAGGTCCACCGCGCTGTTGCCGCTGAGGGTCAACTGCGAGCCGTCGTCCAGGTCGATGCGTTGCCATTCGGCCGGCGCGGTGCGCTGGTCTGCCAGCAAATAACTCGCAGGGTAACTGCGCAGCAACAATGCCAGGGGCAAGGCCAGCATCAGGCCCAGCACGACCCTGCCGGCCGGGGCGCGCCGACGTTTTACCAGCGCCGCATCCAGTGCGGCATGCACCGGCGCATGTTGCGGGCGCAGCGCCTGCAAGCGGCCGACGAAACCTTGCAGGCGTTCTATCGCGGCGCCATGTTGCGGGTCCTGGGCCTTCCACTGCTCGAACTGCTGGCGCTCGCGCTCGCTGAGGTTGCCGTCATGCAGGCGCATCACCCAACTGGCGGCTTGCTCGTCAAGGCTCTGTGGGGCGTCGAGCATGGGCTTAAACATCCAGTGCGTGGTGGCAGTGCACCAGGGCGTTCATCAGGTGTTTGCGCACCATGCGCTCGGAAATCCCCAGGCGGCTGGCGATTTCAGCCTGGCGCAGCCCTTCCAGGAAGTGCATCAGGAACGCCTGCCGGGCATTCAGCCCCAGGCCATCGAGCACGAACGCAATTTGCTCCAGGGCTTCGAGGGTCAGCAGGATCTGTTCCGGCGATTGCTGGCAGCTTTCCAGCATATCGATGGTCAATGCCAGTTCCCGCAGGTAGGCGTCCTCGATCTGGCGGCGGCGGGCGCGGTCGATGATCAGGTGGCGCGCCGTGGTCGTGAGGAACGCCCGGGGCTCGCGCATGCCGCCCAGGGCATCGCGGGACGCGAGGATGCGTACGAAGGTGTCATGGGACAGGTCGGCCGCGTTTTGCGGGCAACCGAGCTTTTTGCGCAGCCAGCCGAACAACCAGCCATGGTGCTCGGCGTAGAGCATATGGACGGCCTGGTTCAAGGGAAGGTCGCTGGCGGACATGGCGGGAGTGTCTGCGGATAAGAATTATTCGCAAGATTAGCGGTGTGCATGGAACGAAAGCAAGCGTGGGTCGGGAAGCGCTCTATATTTATGCGGCCTGTGCTGATAAACAGAGCAGGTGAATCCACAAGTAGATACCCGGTGTAATCAATCATGAAGCGCCATTTCGAAGACCTGCAGCTGGGCAGCATCGAGCTGTTCTGCCTGGCCGCCGAGGCCAGCAGCTTTACCGCCGCCGCCCAGGTGGCCGGGGTGACCCCGGCGGCGGTGAGCCGCAGCATCTCGCGGCTGGAGGAGCGCCTGGGTTCCCGGCTGTTTGTGCGAACCACCCGCAGCATCCGCCTGACCGATGGCGGCCGGACCTTTTTCGAGCAATGCCGCCAGGCCCTGACGCAACTGGTGGAAGCCCAGCAGGAAATGATGGGCGCGCAATCGGTGCCGTCCGGGCTGTTGCGCATCAGTATCCCGACCACCTATGGCCATCACCGTATCCTGCCGCTGCTGCCGAAGTTTCGTGCGCTGTACCCGCAAGTCACCGTGGACATCCACATCAGCAACCGCAACATCGATTTCGTCGCTGAAGGCTATGACCTGGCCATTCGCGTGCGGGCCCAACCGGACTCGACGCTGATCGCGCGGTTGCTCGAAGACGCCAGGCTGGTGGTGGTCGCGGCACCGGCGTATCTGCAACGCGCCGGCACGCCCCTGGCCCTGGAGGACTTGCCGGCCCATGAGTGCATCCAGTACGAATTGCCAAGCAACGGGCGGCGCATTGCCTGGTTGTTCCAGGCGGATGGCAAGGAGCGGGAGTTTGCCGGGGAGGCGGGGTACAGCTGTTCCGACGATGTGCTGGGTGGCGTCACCCTGGCCAAGCACGGCGCGGGGTTGTTCCAGACCTACAAATTCATTGTGGAGCAAGAGTTGGCCAACGGCAGCCTGGTGGAGGTCTTGCAACCTTACGGCGGGCGTTCGCGGCCGTTTACCTTGCTGTATCCCCACGGTCGCTACGTGCCGCATCGGGTGCGCGCGTTTGTCGACTTTCTGCTGGAGCACCGTGCCGAGTGGGCGGCGCAGTAGCGGCAGATAAATCCCAGGTCAGCATCAGTTGGCCAATCGCGTTGTCGATGGTGTTGGCATCCACGCCATCGCGAGCGAGGATCGACACGCCCTGCAAGAAACTGTCGTAGACCGTAGCCATGGCGCGGGCGTTGGTCTCGGCCGGTAACTGGCCAGCGCTGATGCCACGCTCTACGCAATGCACGATGCCCGCCCTTGTGCGTTCGCGGGAATGGGTCAGGGCATGAGTCACTTGCGTGTTCTCGGGGGAGGGCGCGCTCATCACGCCCAAGGCCACCATGCAGCCCTTGGGGTGGCCGTCTTCACACTGCATGCGCGCCGATTGGCGCAGCGCGGTCTCGATGGCCTGGCGCGGTGGCAGGCTGTCATCCCACAGGCATTCGGTGACCTGGGCGTACGTCGCCAGGTAACGCTGCACGCATTCCTGGAACAGCGCGTCCTTGGAGCCGAACGCCGCATAGAAACTCGGCGCGGAGATGCCGCCGCCCAATCCGGCTTTCAACTGGCTCAGGGACGTCGCGTCGTAACCGTGCTGCCAGAACAGGTGCATGGCCTGTTCCACGGCCTGTTCGCGGTCGAAGGTGCGGGGGCGGCCCATCTGCGCCATGTGGAAATCCTCTCGGGTGATGAGATAAATACTAGTCGATACATAAGTCGTTGACAACGCTGGATGACTCGCCCAACATTTATATCGATCGGTATTTAACTCGATATCCCTTGTTCA
This genomic window from Pseudomonas sp. Bout1 contains:
- a CDS encoding TetR/AcrR family transcriptional regulator — its product is MAQMGRPRTFDREQAVEQAMHLFWQHGYDATSLSQLKAGLGGGISAPSFYAAFGSKDALFQECVQRYLATYAQVTECLWDDSLPPRQAIETALRQSARMQCEDGHPKGCMVALGVMSAPSPENTQVTHALTHSRERTRAGIVHCVERGISAGQLPAETNARAMATVYDSFLQGVSILARDGVDANTIDNAIGQLMLTWDLSAATAPPTRHGAPAESRQTRAPDAARSDRGDTAR
- a CDS encoding FecR family protein, with the protein product MLDAPQSLDEQAASWVMRLHDGNLSERERQQFEQWKAQDPQHGAAIERLQGFVGRLQALRPQHAPVHAALDAALVKRRRAPAGRVVLGLMLALPLALLLRSYPASYLLADQRTAPAEWQRIDLDDGSQLTLSGNSAVDLSFNPQQRQVKLLRGEILVQVAHDATRPFIVVTEDGQMRALGTRFTVKREGAGTLLTMLESKVAAQDAGQHPAVDVSAGEQARITPQAVTRLGRVDTRATNDAWQYHQLVVQDRPLPEVLDELARQYGGHLQFDREQLADLRVSAVLPLDEPRRALQLISDAFPVRVRSFSPLWLKIEREK
- a CDS encoding sigma-70 family RNA polymerase sigma factor, whose amino-acid sequence is MSASDLPLNQAVHMLYAEHHGWLFGWLRKKLGCPQNAADLSHDTFVRILASRDALGGMREPRAFLTTTARHLIIDRARRRQIEDAYLRELALTIDMLESCQQSPEQILLTLEALEQIAFVLDGLGLNARQAFLMHFLEGLRQAEIASRLGISERMVRKHLMNALVHCHHALDV
- a CDS encoding LysR family transcriptional regulator, producing the protein MKRHFEDLQLGSIELFCLAAEASSFTAAAQVAGVTPAAVSRSISRLEERLGSRLFVRTTRSIRLTDGGRTFFEQCRQALTQLVEAQQEMMGAQSVPSGLLRISIPTTYGHHRILPLLPKFRALYPQVTVDIHISNRNIDFVAEGYDLAIRVRAQPDSTLIARLLEDARLVVVAAPAYLQRAGTPLALEDLPAHECIQYELPSNGRRIAWLFQADGKEREFAGEAGYSCSDDVLGGVTLAKHGAGLFQTYKFIVEQELANGSLVEVLQPYGGRSRPFTLLYPHGRYVPHRVRAFVDFLLEHRAEWAAQ